The nucleotide window CAACCTGTCCGCGGCACACGGCGCAGCTCGGTTCACGTTCGTCGATGCGGACGTCACCGCGCCGTGGGACGCGATCGTACGAGTCCGAGGCGGACGTTCCGGCGGCGCGGTGTTCCATCTCGCCTCGCCGGCGAGCCCCGTGCAGTACGAACGCCTCGCGCTCGAAACGCTCGCCGTCAACGCGCAGGGCACGATGCACGCCGTCGGCTTCGCCCGCGACGCGGACGCGGTGCTGGTGTACGCGTCGACGAGCGAGGCGTATGGCGACCCGCTCGAGCATCCGCAGCGCGAGACGTACTGGGGCAACGTCAACCCCGTCGGCATGCGCGCCTGCTACGACGAGTCGAAGCGCTTCGGCGAAGCGTACGTGACGACCGCGGTGCGCAAGCTCGGGCTCGACGCGCGCGTCGCGCGGATCTTCAACACCTACGGACCGCGCATGCAGCTCGGCGACGGGCGGGTGATCCCGAACTTTTGCGTCGCGGCCTTGCGCAGCGCGCCGTTCACCGTGTACGGCGAGGGAACGCAGACGCGGAGCTTCTGCTACGTCGACGACTTGGTCGACGGGCTGGTGCGGCTCGCGACGCGGCCCGGGCTCGCGGGGCGCGTCGTGAACCTCGGCAACCCCGACGAGTACACGATTCGCGCGCTGGCTGAGACGACGGCGCGCTTGGCCGGTACCGAACTGCG belongs to Candidatus Eremiobacterota bacterium and includes:
- a CDS encoding NAD-dependent epimerase/dehydratase family protein, producing NLSAAHGAARFTFVDADVTAPWDAIVRVRGGRSGGAVFHLASPASPVQYERLALETLAVNAQGTMHAVGFARDADAVLVYASTSEAYGDPLEHPQRETYWGNVNPVGMRACYDESKRFGEAYVTTAVRKLGLDARVARIFNTYGPRMQLGDGRVIPNFCVAALRSAPFTVYGEGTQTRSFCYVDDLVDGLVRLATRPGLAGRVVNLGNPDEYTIRALAETTARLAGTELRIEARALPPDDPARRRPDISLARALLDWEPRIPLERGLATTLDYFSTASPAG